The following proteins are encoded in a genomic region of Stutzerimonas balearica DSM 6083:
- a CDS encoding fumarate hydratase: MTVIKQDDLIQSVADALQFISYYHPVDFIQAMHEAYLREESPAARDAMAQILINSRMCATGHRPICQDTGIVTVFVRVGMDVRWDGASMSLDDMINEGVRRAYNNPDNVLRASILADPAGSRKNTKDNTPAVIHYSIVPGDKVEVDVAAKGGGSENKSKMAMLNPSDSIVDWVLKTVPTMGAGWCPPGMLGIGIGGTAEKAAVMAKEVLMDPIDIHELKARGPQNRIEELRLELFDKVNQLGIGAQGLGGLTTVLDVKIMDYPTHAASLPVCMIPNCAATRHAHFVLDGSGPAELTPPPLDAYPEIVWEAGPSARRVNLDTITPEEVQSWKPGETILLNGKMLTGRDAAHKRMVDMLNKGEQLPVDLKGRFIYYVGPVDPVRDEVVGPAGPTTATRMDKFTRQILESTGLLGMIGKSERGPIAIDAIRDNKAVYLMAVGGAAYLVAQAIKKSKVLAFEELGMEAIYEFEVQDMPVTVAVDTQGESVHTTGPALWQHKIAESLAVEVK, translated from the coding sequence ATGACCGTGATCAAGCAAGACGACCTGATTCAAAGCGTCGCCGACGCTTTGCAATTCATTTCCTATTACCATCCCGTCGATTTCATTCAGGCGATGCATGAAGCCTACCTTCGGGAAGAGTCTCCGGCTGCACGCGACGCCATGGCGCAGATCCTGATCAACTCGCGCATGTGCGCCACCGGGCATCGCCCGATCTGCCAGGACACCGGCATCGTCACCGTGTTCGTCCGGGTCGGCATGGACGTGCGCTGGGACGGCGCCAGCATGAGTCTGGACGACATGATCAACGAAGGCGTACGTCGCGCCTACAACAACCCGGACAACGTGCTGCGTGCTTCGATCCTGGCCGACCCGGCAGGTTCCCGCAAGAACACCAAGGACAATACCCCGGCCGTCATCCATTACTCCATCGTCCCGGGTGACAAAGTCGAGGTGGATGTGGCCGCCAAGGGCGGTGGCTCGGAGAACAAGTCGAAGATGGCCATGCTCAACCCGTCCGACTCGATCGTCGACTGGGTGCTCAAGACCGTGCCGACCATGGGCGCCGGCTGGTGCCCGCCGGGCATGCTCGGCATCGGCATCGGCGGCACCGCCGAGAAGGCCGCGGTGATGGCCAAGGAAGTCCTGATGGACCCGATCGACATCCACGAGCTCAAGGCCCGCGGCCCGCAGAACCGCATCGAGGAGCTGCGCCTGGAGCTGTTCGACAAGGTCAACCAGCTGGGCATTGGCGCTCAGGGCCTGGGCGGCCTGACCACCGTGCTCGACGTCAAGATCATGGACTACCCGACCCACGCCGCCTCCTTGCCGGTGTGCATGATCCCCAACTGCGCCGCGACCCGCCATGCGCACTTCGTGCTCGATGGTTCCGGCCCGGCCGAGCTGACCCCGCCGCCGCTGGACGCCTACCCGGAAATCGTCTGGGAAGCCGGCCCGAGCGCGCGCCGCGTCAACCTCGACACCATTACCCCGGAAGAAGTGCAGAGCTGGAAGCCGGGCGAGACCATCCTGCTCAACGGCAAGATGCTCACCGGCCGCGACGCCGCGCACAAGCGCATGGTCGACATGCTGAACAAGGGCGAACAGCTGCCGGTGGACCTCAAGGGCCGCTTCATCTATTACGTTGGCCCGGTCGATCCGGTGCGTGACGAAGTGGTTGGCCCGGCCGGCCCGACCACCGCGACGCGGATGGACAAATTCACCCGCCAGATCCTCGAGAGCACCGGCCTCCTGGGCATGATCGGCAAGTCCGAGCGCGGCCCGATCGCGATCGACGCGATCCGCGACAACAAGGCCGTCTACCTGATGGCCGTCGGCGGCGCCGCCTACCTGGTCGCCCAGGCGATCAAGAAGTCCAAGGTGCTGGCGTTCGAAGAGCTCGGGATGGAAGCCATCTACGAGTTCGAGGTGCAGGACATGCCAGTGACCGTGGCGGTCGACACCCAGGGCGAATCGGTACACACCACCGGTCCGGCACTCTGGCAGCACAAGATCGCCGAGTCGCTCGCGGTCGAAGTGAAGTAA
- a CDS encoding HopJ type III effector protein translates to MNLKDFRASLRNRNHRFADTLAFIAANYDYTPSRFINGAVENAAGENEGSCKTLGLALLEQFTTEEALLAFGEHYQSVLANPAGDDHRNIRALMDTGLPSVRFDAEPLTRK, encoded by the coding sequence ATGAACCTCAAGGATTTCCGCGCCAGCCTGCGCAACCGCAACCACCGTTTCGCCGACACCCTGGCCTTTATCGCGGCGAACTACGACTACACGCCCAGCCGCTTCATCAACGGCGCCGTGGAAAATGCCGCCGGCGAAAACGAAGGCTCCTGCAAGACGCTCGGGCTGGCACTGCTCGAGCAGTTCACCACCGAGGAAGCCCTGCTCGCCTTCGGCGAGCACTACCAGTCGGTGCTGGCCAACCCGGCTGGAGACGACCACCGCAACATCCGCGCACTGATGGATACCGGTCTGCCGAGCGTGCGCTTCGATGCCGAGCCGCTGACCCGCAAGTGA
- a CDS encoding flavodoxin, whose amino-acid sequence MKVAILSGSVYGNAEDVARHAQRLLSEAGFEAWHDPRAQLDPLLAFAPQALLVVTSTTGMGELPDSFVPLYSALRDRLPDWRGIPGGIIALGDASYGDTFCGGGELVRELFVELGVRDVQDMLRLDASETVTPEADAEPWIASFAQALRA is encoded by the coding sequence ATGAAAGTCGCCATTCTTTCCGGCAGCGTCTATGGCAATGCCGAAGATGTTGCCCGCCATGCCCAGCGCCTGCTGAGCGAAGCCGGTTTCGAGGCCTGGCACGATCCGCGTGCCCAGCTGGACCCGCTGTTGGCCTTTGCACCGCAGGCCCTGCTGGTGGTGACCTCGACCACCGGCATGGGTGAACTGCCTGACAGCTTCGTCCCGCTGTATTCCGCGCTGCGAGACCGGCTGCCGGATTGGCGCGGCATACCGGGTGGCATCATCGCGCTGGGCGATGCCAGCTATGGCGATACCTTTTGCGGGGGCGGCGAGTTGGTGCGCGAGCTTTTTGTCGAACTCGGCGTGCGCGATGTGCAGGACATGTTGCGGCTCGATGCCAGCGAGACGGTCACGCCCGAGGCCGACGCCGAGCCCTGGATCGCCAGCTTCGCCCAGGCTCTGCGCGCCTGA
- the folM gene encoding dihydromonapterin reductase has translation MSTTPFPVLITGAGQRIGLHCAGRLLDDGQPVIITYRQAREGVERLRERGALALPADFSSRDGILAFIDALRGHTGGLRAIVHNASDWAAETPGQEAEVFERMFHVHMLAPYLINLHCADLLRHGGPADIVHIGDDVTRKGSSKHIGYAASKAGLDSLTLSFAASLAPAVKVNGIAPALIQFNPDDDEAYRRKALAKSALCIEPGPEVIYQSLRYLFDNPYVTGTTLRVNGGRHLI, from the coding sequence ATGAGCACAACGCCCTTTCCCGTGTTGATCACCGGTGCCGGACAGCGCATCGGCCTGCATTGCGCCGGGCGCCTGCTCGATGACGGCCAGCCCGTGATCATCACCTATCGCCAGGCGCGCGAAGGCGTTGAGCGGCTGCGCGAGCGCGGCGCACTGGCCCTGCCGGCCGACTTCAGCAGCCGCGACGGCATCCTCGCCTTCATCGACGCGTTGCGCGGCCACACTGGCGGTCTGCGCGCGATCGTTCACAACGCCTCCGACTGGGCGGCGGAAACGCCTGGCCAGGAAGCCGAGGTGTTCGAGCGCATGTTCCATGTGCACATGCTGGCGCCCTACCTGATCAACCTGCACTGTGCAGACCTGCTGCGCCACGGCGGCCCGGCGGACATCGTGCACATCGGCGACGACGTTACCCGCAAGGGCAGCAGCAAGCACATCGGCTATGCCGCGAGCAAGGCCGGGCTGGACAGCCTGACCCTGTCCTTCGCCGCCAGCCTCGCGCCGGCGGTCAAGGTCAATGGCATCGCCCCGGCGCTGATCCAGTTCAACCCTGACGACGATGAAGCCTACCGCCGCAAGGCGCTGGCCAAGTCGGCGCTGTGCATCGAGCCTGGGCCGGAGGTGATCTACCAGAGCCTGCGCTATCTGTTCGACAATCCCTATGTCACCGGCACCACCCTCAGGGTGAATGGTGGCCGCCACCTGATCTGA
- a CDS encoding phospholipase D-like domain-containing protein: protein MLAGEVLPWREGNRFHLLVDGPNFFPAMLDALAQAERTIDLELYLVEDGRCLDRLLSVLLAAAERRVRIRCLFDGFGCFKLGQRNRERLASAGIEVRLYNPLELRLWFRNLHRDHRKIVLIDSETVFIGGTGVTDDFWDPDNPRQHWHEVMVKASGPVVQDWQRLFDSQWASCLTRRRIWHLPQPSRAPRIPLRPEASQGMGRVAYAAARQHSDVLHSLLRKLHRAEQRIWLATPYFLPTGKVRRALIRAARRGVDVQLLLTSRNTDHPPVRYAGQRFYPRLLRAGVRIHEYRPHFLHMKMVMVDDWVSVGSCNFDHWNLRWNLEANLEAIDPALTDEVTRCFQQDFDESREVTLRRWYARPLHVRLYQRMWGWLDRLLVNIFNRGG, encoded by the coding sequence ATGCTGGCCGGCGAGGTGCTGCCCTGGCGTGAAGGCAATCGCTTCCATCTGCTGGTAGACGGGCCGAACTTTTTTCCTGCGATGCTCGATGCGCTGGCGCAAGCCGAGCGGACCATCGACCTGGAACTCTATCTGGTCGAGGATGGGCGTTGCCTGGACCGGCTGCTGAGCGTTCTGCTGGCGGCGGCCGAGCGGCGTGTGCGGATTCGTTGCCTGTTCGATGGCTTCGGCTGCTTCAAGCTCGGCCAGCGCAACCGCGAACGGTTGGCCAGCGCCGGCATCGAAGTGCGGCTGTACAACCCGCTGGAGCTGCGTCTGTGGTTCCGCAACCTGCACCGCGACCATCGCAAGATCGTGCTGATCGACAGCGAGACCGTGTTCATCGGCGGTACGGGCGTGACCGACGATTTCTGGGACCCGGACAACCCGCGCCAGCACTGGCACGAGGTCATGGTCAAGGCCAGTGGCCCGGTGGTGCAGGACTGGCAGCGCCTGTTCGATAGCCAGTGGGCATCCTGCCTGACCCGGCGCCGTATCTGGCACCTGCCACAGCCGAGCCGTGCGCCGCGTATTCCGCTGCGCCCGGAGGCCTCGCAAGGCATGGGCCGGGTCGCCTACGCAGCCGCGCGTCAGCACAGCGACGTGCTGCACAGCCTGCTGCGCAAACTGCACCGCGCCGAGCAGCGCATCTGGCTAGCCACACCTTATTTCCTGCCCACCGGCAAGGTGCGGCGGGCGCTGATCCGGGCGGCGCGCCGGGGTGTCGATGTGCAGTTGCTGCTGACCAGCCGCAACACCGACCACCCGCCGGTCCGCTACGCCGGGCAACGCTTCTATCCGCGCCTGCTGCGCGCCGGTGTGCGGATACACGAATATCGACCACACTTCCTGCACATGAAGATGGTCATGGTCGATGACTGGGTCAGCGTCGGTTCGTGCAATTTCGACCACTGGAACCTGCGCTGGAACCTCGAGGCGAACCTGGAGGCCATCGACCCGGCGCTCACCGATGAGGTGACGCGCTGCTTCCAGCAGGATTTCGACGAGAGTCGCGAGGTGACACTCCGGCGCTGGTACGCTCGGCCACTGCACGTGCGGCTGTATCAGCGTATGTGGGGCTGGCTCGACCGGCTGCTGGTCAATATCTTCAACCGCGGGGGCTAG
- the folX gene encoding dihydroneopterin triphosphate 2'-epimerase, with protein MPRLEPGMARIRVKDLRLRTYIGIKEEEINNKQDVLINLTMLYPAADAVRDNVIDHALNYRTITKAIIRHVEDNRFALLERLTQEILDLVMAYPQVRYAEVEVDKPHALRFAESVSITLAGHRD; from the coding sequence ATGCCCCGTCTCGAGCCTGGAATGGCGCGCATCCGCGTCAAGGATCTGCGCCTGCGCACCTACATCGGCATCAAGGAAGAAGAGATCAACAACAAGCAGGACGTGCTGATCAATCTCACCATGCTCTACCCGGCGGCCGACGCCGTTCGCGATAACGTCATCGACCACGCGCTGAACTACCGGACCATCACCAAGGCGATCATTCGCCATGTCGAGGACAACCGCTTCGCCCTGCTCGAGCGCCTGACCCAAGAAATCCTCGACCTGGTCATGGCCTATCCGCAGGTGCGCTATGCCGAGGTCGAGGTCGACAAGCCCCATGCGCTGCGCTTCGCCGAATCGGTGTCGATCACGCTAGCCGGCCACCGAGACTGA
- a CDS encoding acyl-CoA dehydrogenase has translation MFWNDLLGPAPPPVEVADLRGWFAELQSAAGADSFRLALIGGRRSATPGLAFLAGYQAALRALWGEAPDGLGALCATEQRQLSPAGMQTRLAAGCLSGSKDFVTAGDAAQWLLVPARSEATGDTPRLALCLLPAAGAGVQLCSGPALPVVPDIPHARLRLDRAPCQVLPGDGWADYVKPFRTHEDIHVLAALGAWLYARLLPAEGPQAASVSLAALLASLREIARLPAAAADTHLLLAGAIEQFAVLQDRLAPCLPARLAAEWQRDRAILGIARQAQGRRLSRALQALGIESVAQCGPD, from the coding sequence ATGTTCTGGAATGACCTGCTCGGCCCGGCGCCGCCACCGGTGGAGGTCGCCGACCTGCGCGGCTGGTTTGCCGAACTGCAGAGCGCTGCGGGTGCCGACAGCTTCAGGCTGGCGCTGATCGGCGGGCGACGGTCGGCGACCCCGGGCCTGGCGTTTCTCGCCGGTTATCAGGCCGCCTTGCGGGCCCTGTGGGGCGAGGCCCCGGACGGCCTGGGCGCCCTCTGCGCCACCGAACAGCGGCAGCTCTCGCCGGCCGGCATGCAGACGCGCCTGGCGGCCGGCTGCCTGTCTGGCAGCAAGGACTTCGTCACCGCGGGCGATGCGGCGCAATGGCTGCTGGTGCCGGCGCGCAGCGAGGCAACCGGCGATACGCCGCGGCTGGCGTTATGTCTGCTGCCGGCGGCCGGTGCCGGCGTGCAGCTATGTTCCGGTCCGGCCTTGCCGGTCGTGCCCGACATCCCGCACGCCCGCTTACGGCTCGACAGGGCCCCTTGCCAGGTGTTGCCGGGCGATGGTTGGGCCGATTACGTCAAGCCGTTTCGTACCCATGAGGATATCCATGTGCTGGCTGCGCTCGGCGCCTGGCTCTATGCCCGTCTGCTGCCGGCCGAGGGGCCGCAGGCAGCCTCTGTATCCCTGGCCGCCTTGCTCGCCAGCCTGCGCGAGATCGCCCGATTGCCGGCCGCCGCGGCCGACACGCACCTGTTGCTGGCCGGAGCCATCGAGCAGTTCGCCGTCCTGCAGGACCGGCTGGCGCCGTGTCTGCCCGCCCGACTGGCTGCTGAATGGCAACGCGACCGAGCGATCCTGGGGATCGCCCGGCAGGCACAGGGGCGCCGTCTGTCTCGGGCGTTACAGGCGCTGGGCATCGAGTCGGTCGCTCAGTGCGGGCCGGACTAG
- a CDS encoding GGDEF domain-containing protein has product MNMGRNERDQVALQQLVTKRFAMAAGTYGLALMLTWLTVAAGFYQASVQSAVICSALIVLSQLGFFWMFQSGLNLKFKDPSLTELQVTVALIWLTYFLANLGEARGSLLILYLLVLMFAVPLPPKIFMRYAALAFASFLAVTLTDLLLERLHRPELALLEGAVLLVALVWMCLFVGHIYRLRQRMRQRRVALQAHQDTLRGMMRQLEDLASTDELTGLFNRRHFLRLAETQLNRLRRGHQIGLALIDLDYFKRINDRHGHAAGDRVLQTFAAVSRACLRDGDVLARYGGEEFVLLLPDTDAEQFAGCCERLREAFAQAEPLDSTIARGELSLSIGLTLMEAGDGLDEALQRADEALYRAKRAGRNRCETSWAASDA; this is encoded by the coding sequence ATGAACATGGGGCGTAACGAAAGGGATCAGGTCGCTCTGCAGCAGCTGGTCACCAAGCGATTCGCCATGGCGGCAGGCACCTATGGCTTGGCGCTGATGCTCACCTGGCTGACGGTTGCCGCGGGGTTTTATCAGGCCTCGGTGCAGAGCGCCGTGATCTGTTCGGCGTTGATCGTGCTCAGCCAGCTCGGCTTTTTCTGGATGTTCCAGAGCGGTCTGAACCTGAAGTTCAAGGACCCCAGCCTGACCGAGCTGCAGGTCACCGTGGCGCTCATCTGGCTCACCTATTTTCTCGCCAACCTGGGCGAGGCGCGCGGTTCGCTGCTGATTCTGTACCTGCTGGTGCTGATGTTCGCGGTGCCGCTGCCACCAAAGATTTTCATGCGATACGCGGCGCTCGCGTTCGCCAGTTTTCTCGCGGTGACGCTCACCGATCTGCTGCTCGAACGGTTGCACCGGCCGGAGCTCGCGCTGCTGGAGGGCGCGGTGCTGCTGGTGGCGTTGGTCTGGATGTGTCTGTTCGTCGGCCATATCTACCGGTTGCGCCAGCGCATGCGGCAACGACGGGTGGCCCTGCAGGCGCACCAGGACACCTTGCGCGGGATGATGCGCCAGCTCGAGGATCTGGCGTCGACCGACGAGCTGACCGGGCTGTTCAACCGTCGCCACTTCCTGCGCCTGGCCGAAACCCAGCTCAACCGCTTGCGCCGCGGGCACCAGATCGGCCTGGCGTTGATCGACCTCGACTATTTCAAGCGCATCAACGATCGGCACGGACATGCCGCAGGTGACCGCGTCCTGCAGACATTCGCCGCGGTATCGCGAGCCTGCCTGCGCGACGGCGACGTGCTGGCGCGGTATGGCGGCGAAGAGTTCGTGTTGCTGTTGCCGGACACCGACGCCGAGCAGTTCGCCGGCTGTTGCGAGCGCCTGCGCGAGGCATTCGCCCAGGCCGAGCCGCTGGACAGCACGATTGCGCGCGGCGAGCTGAGTCTGTCCATCGGGCTGACCTTGATGGAGGCGGGCGACGGGCTCGATGAGGCGCTGCAGCGCGCCGACGAGGCGCTGTACCGGGCCAAGCGCGCCGGGCGTAATCGTTGCGAAACCTCCTGGGCGGCCAGCGATGCCTGA
- a CDS encoding DJ-1/PfpI family protein, with protein MAAKNILMLVGDYAEDYETMVPFQALQMVGHRVHAACPNKKAGDSVRTAIHDFEGDQTYSEKPGHNFALNTDFEGLRADDFDALLIPGGRAPEYLRLNEEVLALVRAFDAAGKPIAAVCHGAQLLAAAGVLKGRACSAYPACGPEVKLAGGEYVDIPVDQAHTQGNLVTAPAWPAHPAWLAAFLKLLGTRIEL; from the coding sequence ATGGCTGCCAAGAACATCCTGATGCTGGTCGGCGATTACGCCGAAGACTACGAGACCATGGTGCCGTTCCAGGCGCTGCAGATGGTCGGCCACCGCGTGCATGCCGCCTGCCCGAACAAGAAGGCCGGCGACAGCGTGCGTACCGCGATCCACGATTTCGAGGGCGACCAGACCTACAGCGAGAAGCCGGGGCACAATTTCGCGCTCAATACCGACTTCGAAGGCCTGCGCGCCGACGATTTCGACGCGCTGCTGATTCCCGGTGGGCGTGCGCCGGAATATCTGCGCCTGAACGAAGAGGTGTTGGCGTTGGTTCGTGCCTTCGACGCGGCTGGCAAGCCGATCGCCGCCGTCTGCCATGGCGCGCAACTGCTGGCGGCCGCGGGGGTGCTCAAGGGCCGTGCCTGCAGTGCCTACCCGGCCTGCGGACCGGAAGTGAAGCTGGCCGGCGGTGAGTACGTCGACATCCCGGTCGACCAGGCCCATACCCAGGGCAACCTGGTCACGGCGCCGGCCTGGCCCGCTCACCCGGCCTGGCTGGCAGCCTTTCTGAAGCTGCTCGGTACGCGAATCGAACTGTAG
- a CDS encoding class II aldolase/adducin family protein has translation MTVLHTLPSLKSQVSAAEWQTRVDLAACYRLVALHGWDDLIFTHISAKIPGTEHFLINPYGLMFHEITASNLVKIDLAGNRLMDGPYDINPAGYTIHSAIHEVREDVACVLHTHTAAGVAVSAQRQGVLPISQQSLFVLSSYATHGYEGVALNHDEKARLQADLGEASFMLLPNHGLLTCGGSIADTFLMMFIFQRACEIQVMAQSGGAELVAIPQQILAGAKAMAAGVTRSPNGMGGALAWPALLRKLDAQSPGYAE, from the coding sequence GTGACTGTTCTACATACCCTGCCATCGCTCAAGAGCCAGGTCAGTGCCGCCGAATGGCAGACCCGCGTCGACCTGGCTGCCTGTTACCGGCTGGTGGCCCTGCACGGCTGGGATGACCTGATCTTCACCCACATCTCGGCCAAGATTCCTGGCACCGAGCATTTTCTGATCAACCCCTACGGGCTGATGTTCCACGAGATCACCGCCTCGAACCTGGTGAAGATCGATCTGGCCGGCAACCGCCTGATGGACGGCCCCTACGATATCAACCCGGCCGGCTACACCATTCACAGCGCTATCCATGAGGTGCGCGAGGATGTTGCGTGCGTGCTGCATACGCACACGGCCGCCGGTGTGGCGGTGTCGGCGCAACGACAGGGCGTGCTGCCGATCAGCCAGCAGTCGCTGTTCGTCCTGTCGAGCTATGCGACGCACGGCTATGAGGGGGTGGCGCTGAATCATGACGAGAAGGCGCGCCTGCAGGCCGATCTCGGCGAGGCGTCGTTCATGCTGCTGCCCAACCATGGTCTGCTGACCTGCGGCGGCAGCATCGCCGACACCTTCCTGATGATGTTCATCTTCCAGCGCGCCTGCGAAATCCAGGTGATGGCGCAGAGTGGCGGCGCCGAGCTGGTGGCCATCCCTCAGCAGATCCTGGCCGGGGCCAAGGCAATGGCCGCTGGCGTGACCCGCTCGCCGAACGGCATGGGTGGCGCGCTGGCCTGGCCGGCGCTGCTCCGCAAACTGGACGCCCAGAGCCCCGGCTACGCCGAGTGA
- the olsB gene encoding L-ornithine N(alpha)-acyltransferase, whose protein sequence is MSVSAIPSRNLRSLQAEYLDHPGALREAQALRYRVFASEFGASLPGAATGLDADEFDPHCRHLGVRDGRDGRLVATTRLLDGDAAGRLGRFYSEGEFRLRGLDRLDAPVLEIGRTCVDPGYRNGATIGVLWAELAEALNRGGYRYLIGCASVSMRDGGLQAQAIMQKLRDTHLSTDLLHAEPMTPLPEIAVPGNVTAQLPPLLKAYMRLGAKICGEPCWDPEFQVADLFILLKREELCPRYARHFKAAV, encoded by the coding sequence ATGAGTGTCAGCGCCATTCCCTCTCGCAACCTGCGCTCGCTACAGGCCGAGTATCTCGACCACCCCGGCGCCCTTCGCGAGGCGCAGGCATTGCGCTACCGCGTATTCGCCAGCGAGTTCGGCGCCAGCCTGCCCGGCGCGGCCACCGGGCTGGATGCCGACGAGTTCGACCCGCATTGTCGGCACCTCGGCGTGCGCGACGGCCGCGATGGTCGCCTGGTCGCGACCACTCGCCTGCTCGACGGCGATGCCGCCGGGCGGCTTGGGCGGTTCTACAGCGAGGGCGAGTTCCGCCTGCGCGGGCTGGACCGGCTCGACGCCCCGGTGCTGGAAATCGGCCGCACCTGCGTCGACCCCGGCTACCGCAACGGCGCAACGATCGGCGTGCTCTGGGCCGAACTGGCCGAAGCGCTGAATCGCGGCGGTTACCGCTATCTGATCGGCTGCGCCAGCGTCTCCATGCGCGACGGCGGCCTGCAGGCCCAGGCCATCATGCAGAAGTTGCGCGACACGCACCTGAGCACCGACCTGCTCCACGCCGAGCCGATGACGCCCCTGCCGGAGATCGCAGTACCAGGCAACGTCACCGCGCAGTTGCCGCCCCTGCTCAAGGCCTATATGCGGCTGGGCGCGAAGATCTGTGGCGAACCCTGCTGGGACCCGGAATTCCAGGTCGCCGACCTGTTCATCCTGCTCAAGCGCGAGGAGCTATGCCCACGCTATGCGCGTCACTTCAAGGCGGCGGTATGA
- a CDS encoding lysophospholipid acyltransferase family protein, which translates to MSTGRLCTRLLRLAPVLLAGLLTAAGLACRERLGCPASAAVRQRLTQRFLGRVTAALPLRVRVIGQPAEQPMLWLANHISWVDIPVLGGVAPLSFLAKQEVARWPLLGYLARQAGTAFISRGAGDSRRVGEQLAERLAGRQSLLIFAEGTSTDGSRLRRFHPRLLEAAVVSGAAIQPVALRYRRDGRPDRITPYIDDDELPAHLFRLLRHGTVEVEVLLLPPIVSAGRSRSELAALAHGAIAEALFGAERPLAQAA; encoded by the coding sequence ATGAGCACCGGCAGGCTGTGCACCAGGCTGTTGCGGCTGGCCCCGGTGCTGCTTGCCGGCCTGCTGACCGCGGCCGGGCTGGCGTGTCGGGAGCGGCTCGGTTGCCCCGCCTCGGCCGCTGTGCGCCAACGCTTGACGCAGCGCTTTCTCGGCCGCGTCACCGCCGCGCTTCCGTTGCGCGTGCGCGTCATCGGCCAGCCTGCCGAGCAGCCGATGCTGTGGCTGGCCAACCACATCTCCTGGGTCGATATCCCGGTGCTGGGCGGCGTGGCGCCGCTGTCGTTTCTCGCCAAGCAGGAGGTCGCGCGCTGGCCCCTGCTCGGCTATCTGGCCCGGCAGGCAGGCACAGCCTTCATCTCCCGTGGCGCAGGCGATAGCCGGCGGGTCGGGGAGCAGCTGGCCGAGCGCCTGGCCGGACGCCAGAGCCTGCTGATATTTGCCGAGGGCACCTCGACCGACGGCTCGCGATTGCGCCGCTTTCATCCGCGCCTGCTGGAGGCTGCGGTGGTGAGCGGCGCTGCCATCCAGCCGGTGGCGCTGCGTTACCGCCGCGACGGCCGCCCTGACCGGATCACGCCCTACATCGACGACGATGAACTGCCCGCGCACCTCTTCCGGCTATTGCGCCATGGCACCGTCGAGGTCGAGGTCCTGCTGTTGCCGCCGATCGTCAGCGCTGGCCGCTCCCGCAGCGAACTCGCCGCGCTGGCGCACGGAGCCATCGCCGAGGCGCTGTTCGGCGCCGAACGCCCGCTAGCCCAGGCAGCCTGA
- a CDS encoding DUF1244 domain-containing protein, with amino-acid sequence MNDQQRIELEAAAFRRLVQHLRSRPDVQNIDLMNLAGFCRNCLSKWYKAAADDLELAVSLDEAREEVYGMPYAEWKKRYQKEASPEQQAAFEKTHKP; translated from the coding sequence ATGAACGACCAACAACGTATCGAACTCGAAGCCGCCGCCTTTCGCCGTCTGGTCCAGCATCTGCGCAGCCGTCCCGACGTGCAGAACATCGACCTGATGAACCTCGCCGGCTTCTGCCGCAACTGCCTGTCGAAGTGGTACAAGGCGGCCGCCGACGATCTGGAGCTGGCCGTCAGCCTCGATGAGGCCCGCGAAGAGGTCTACGGCATGCCCTATGCCGAATGGAAAAAGCGCTACCAGAAGGAAGCGTCGCCGGAACAACAAGCCGCCTTCGAGAAGACCCACAAGCCATGA
- a CDS encoding ACP phosphodiesterase — MNYLAHLHLGGQEPDALLGSLYGDFVKGPLRGQWPAAVEAGIRLHRRIDAFTDSHAQVLAAKARFAQDRRRYAGILVDLFFDHCLATHWPQFSDEPLAQFTHRVYRVLAAEAELPGKLGLIAPRMAAQDWLGSYREFGVLEQVLHGMSRRLSRPEGLLGAMAELERLYRPLSADFHAFYPQLQRFAATAAHSA, encoded by the coding sequence ATGAACTACCTCGCTCATCTGCATCTCGGCGGCCAGGAACCTGACGCCCTGCTCGGCAGCCTCTACGGCGATTTCGTCAAGGGGCCGCTGCGTGGCCAATGGCCGGCAGCGGTCGAAGCCGGCATTCGCCTGCACCGGCGCATCGATGCCTTTACCGACAGCCATGCCCAGGTACTCGCCGCCAAGGCACGCTTCGCGCAGGATCGGCGCCGCTACGCCGGCATCCTCGTTGACCTGTTCTTCGACCACTGCCTGGCCACGCACTGGCCGCAGTTCAGCGACGAGCCGCTCGCCCAGTTCACCCACCGTGTCTACCGGGTGCTGGCTGCCGAGGCCGAACTGCCTGGCAAGCTCGGCCTCATCGCACCGCGCATGGCCGCGCAGGACTGGCTCGGCAGCTACCGCGAATTCGGTGTGCTCGAGCAGGTGCTGCACGGCATGAGCCGGCGGCTGTCACGCCCGGAGGGCCTGCTTGGCGCGATGGCCGAACTGGAGCGGCTCTACCGCCCGCTCAGCGCCGACTTCCACGCGTTCTACCCACAGCTGCAGCGTTTCGCCGCAACCGCCGCTCACTCGGCGTAG